A stretch of Planococcus citri chromosome 5, ihPlaCitr1.1, whole genome shotgun sequence DNA encodes these proteins:
- the LOC135846714 gene encoding pupal cuticle protein Edg-91-like, whose protein sequence is MQSQFVLFVAFAFIGCALSAAVESAPKSLEAAPLNSSPERKNDLLTAADEAQPEGAALAEAEGDSGDLDSSATHYRPYRRAYYGGGYGGYPYGGYGGYGYSSYPSYGYGHHRGYYGSYPSYGGYYGSGYYGGSGYYGGYYPRHGYGGYGGYGWNRRGYYY, encoded by the exons ATGCAATCTCAATTTGTTTTATTC GTTGCATTCGCCTTCATCGGCTGCGCTCTCTCGGCGGCTGTCGAAAGTGCCCCGAAAAGCCTAGAAGCAGCCCCGCTCAACTCGAGCCCAGAACGTAAAAATGATCTCTTAACTGCAGCTGACGAAGCCCAACCCGAAGGTGCAGCTTTGGCCGAAGCTGAAGGCGACAGCGGCGACTTGGACAGCAGCGCTACACACTACCGACCATACCGCAGAGCTTACTACGGTGGCGGATATGGCGGTTACCCATATGGTGGATATGGCGGCTACGGCTATAGCAGTTATCCCAGCTACGGATACGGTCACCACCGCGGATACTACGGTAGCTACCCAAGCTACGGTGGATACTACGGCAGTGGATACTACGGTGGATCCGGATACTATGGTGGTTACTACCCGAGACACGGTTATGGTGGATACGGAGGTTATGGATGGAACAGACGAGGATACTACTACTAA